From Pseudodesulfovibrio nedwellii:
CAGCAATTTTACCGGAGTGGGAGCCGGCACTGGTGTTGTCCAGACGGATGGCCATACCAAGAGAGTCACCTGATTTACCAGTGATCTCCCAACCGGAGACAGTGGCCTCTTCTCCATTGATGGTTGCGCTGGTGATTTGTGTTCCGTCACTGACTATTTCAATATCGTAAAATCCCGCCTTGGTAGTGCCGTCAATCAATGATTTGAAAGTGAAGTCCGGTGACTGACTTTTACCTTGGCTTTCTGAAGAGAAAAGTTTGGCAACGGCGTCAGGGTTTTCGTCCAAGGCTTTGGAGAGCTCGTCGTAATCGATTTTCAGTAGGCCGTATGTCGGTGATCCTTGTTCTGCATCCGTGAGGATACCGAGTTGAGAAAGAGCTGAATACTTGTCTCCTGTCAGCGTCTCTTCGTCCCAGGGAGCGAAGCCAAGTCCCATTTCTGCGGTGATGTTTTTAAGATTTTGTGAAACAATATCAATACCGTAGTTGCCGGTAAGAATAGATCCTTTGGTGTCCGAGACGTCGACCAGAGAGCTCCCACCAGTACTGGTTGTTCCTTTTGTTTCATCGACTTTAGTCATGGCGATGATGTTAGCGCGAACCAGGTTGATCGCTTCCACGAATTTTGTGACGGTGTCCTGCATCGCCTGCTTATCTGTGGTGACGGAGATAGTGACCGTACTGCCGGGATCCGAATCCTTCAGGTCAAGAGTTAACCCTTCGATGGCGTCGTCCACAATATTAGTGGATCTTTCCAGCCATCCGGCACCTGAGGCCGGGAAGCCGTTGATGCGAAGCTGGGCGTTTTGTGCATCCTGAGTTTGTGTGAAATCTCCGGTTCCGAAAACAAGCGAACCCGCATTGGAAATGACAATCTGATTGTCCGCACCCGGATCAATTCCGGTGAGTTGGAGATGGTAAACAGATCCGTCAAAAAGGGTTGAGGCCCTTATGTTGCTGCGTGAATCAGGGTGATTGTTGATGATGTTTACAAAACTATCGAGTGTTGTTCCGGCAGCAATGTTATCCACGGTGTAACTTTTGCCACCGTAGGAATATGTGAAAGATGTGTCGGCAGTGGCAATGACTGAATCCAGCCCACTGGCCCCTGAAGTCGTAATAAGCACGTCGTTTGTAGCCAGTTGGCCAACTTCGACAGTATGACTTGCTGCCTGTGCATCGGCATTGGCTGTGGCGACAAGAACATTCGTGTTGGTACTCGACACAGCCTTGGACATGAATTCGTTGGTTGTATCGAAGCCTTCAAGTGTGGTCTTGAGACTCAACATCTGGGTATTCAAGTTCTTGAATTGTTCGTTCTTGGTTTCCCAAGATGCTTTCCAATTTTCCAGCCGGGTGACGCGCTTCTGCTCCACTTCGACGAGGCCGTCGATGAGTTTGTTGAAGTCTGTCCCGTTTCCCAGGCCGGCGAAATTGATTGAGCCGGATGTGTATGCGTTTTCTGCCATGGCTATACCCTTAATCGGAATATTTTTCCCTTTACATTAGGTCGCCTTTACACTTGCAATCCTGGTGCCACAGAGGAAGCCTTTTCAACCTTTGAACGCAAAGGGCCGAACTCCTCGATGGAGTTCGACCCGAATACTCGTTATAAAGCAGCGTGCTTTACGACTAACCGATGAGGGACAAAGCCATTCTCGGCATGGAGTTGGCCTGGGACAGCATGGAAACTGCGGCCTGGGTCTTGATCTGGTTGCGAACGAATTCGGTCATCTCGGTTGCGACGTCAACGTCGGAGATACGGGATTCAGCAGCCTGAACGTTCTCGGCCTGGATACCCAGAACTGTTACGGTGTTTTCAAGTCTGTTCTGCAAGGAACCCAAGTTGGCGCGAATCTTATCCTTGGAAATGATCGCGTTGTTCAGGGTGTCCAGAGAGGCCTGAGCCAAAGCCTGGGTTGAAATGGAGTTGCTTGCAGCAAGACCGACGCCCAGAGAAGAAGCTGTGGAACTGCTGATTTCAACGTAGTAGTAATCTTCTGCGCAGTCGTTACCGGTACCAAAGTGAACCTTCAGCTTACCAGTGGACTGGAGACCTGCGCCAGAGTGGGTACCTGAAAGGTTACCGTTGAGCAGGTAGATGCCGTTGAAGTCAGTAGAGTTGGCGATACGAGTGATTTCCGAAGCCATGGCCTGATACTCGGAGTCGATGATCAGACGCTGGTCAGAGTTGTAGGTACCCGTGGATGCCTGCATGGCCAGTTCCTTCATACGGATCAGCTTTTCATCGATAACGCCGAGGGCGCCGTCAGCTGTCTGGATGAGGGAGACTGCATCGTTTGCATTACGAATGCCCTGATTGAGAGACTGAATGTCAGCACGCATCAATTCGCGAACTGCCAAGCCTGCAGCATCATCAGAAGCTGTACCAACACGAAGTCCGGAAGACAGACGACGAGTTGATGTTTCCAGGGCGCTGTAGGACTGGCCCAGGTTGCGGGATGCATTCATTGCCATCATGTTGTGGTTAATTACGAGAGACATAATTTCCTCCTTGAAATTGTTTCGGCTTCCATGCCTAGATTTCAACCCGGCGGTTGAGTTTTTACCGGGCAAACCATTCGTTTGTTGCTCTACTCATCGTCGGGGTACGGAAAAACTTTAGGGTCCATGAACGTTTTTTTTGTAATCAAAGTCAGGGAAATGGCTGAACAAAAAAAATATTTATGAGGATTTGAACTTTATAGTTTGCAAAGTATTGGGCGTGACGAATCGCCAGAGTGTGACTGGGGTTTGCAGAATTAAAAGGAAAAGTGTTGTAAAGCAGTGACTTAGATGTGTGTTAGCCGAAAGTCTGACGCATGGTTTTTATAAGCTGGGTCATGCGTATCTCATAGGTGTGTTCGGCCAAAATGCGTTTTCTGGCTGCCATGGAAATGGCCTTTCTTTTTTTGGGGTCGGCGAGAAATTGATCAATGAGATGTGGGATCTCTTCCGGGTCTCGATAGACCACAGCTTCTGTATCGAGGTCGAACAGGTTCTCCATCTGATCACGATGGTCTGTGATGAGAAAGCCGTTACAGGCCGGAACATCAAAGACTCGTTGGTTGACGGCTCCCGGCATCTGGCGGCTGGTGCAGTTGAAGTTGATTGTAGAGGCTGGGTAGAATCGAGGGAGATCTTCGTAGTAGTCAAGGCGTTCCAGTCGTCGAACTTTGGCTCCCTGCGGAAGGATAGTGTCCCAACCCGTATCTCCGACAATAAGCGGAGTGTACTGTAGAATGTTTTTTATGCAGTTGAGTCGGTATTGCCGGGTCGCTTCCCAAGTCAGCAGGGACTCACTGGCCAGCCTGTTTTCTTTGGTGGGCAGATTCGCGATGGTTTTATGCCAGTCTGGATGAAAGGTTTCCAAGAAATTTGCGATCAGAGTTTCGCCGGAATCGCCAAAGTGGCGGGCGACATTCTCATAATTTGCAGCGAGGTGCGCTGGCAGGTTTGCCTGGTCCAGACTCTCGGCCACAGGGCGGACCATGGAGTTGCCTACGAATGATACGTCAGTATGCCATTGGGTGGGTGCTGTTTTATCGTGCCCGGGTACGAATCGAGCCGGGTCTGTCGCCAGAGGAAGATAGTGGACGTGCTGAAATCCCTTATTTCGGACAGCTTCAGTGCTTCCCGCATCAAAGGAGAAAATAATAGTATTGTCACTGCTAGGGTGGGCGTAATCAAACAAAATGAGATGGGGATTGTCCACGAACCATGATGCCAGAGGTAGGTTGAGGTTCGCCAGTAATTCTGCCAGTTTGCCTTCGCGATCCAGGCCGAAGTGGTTGACGGTCAGGACGAAGTCCGGTTTGAAGTCGATGACTGCTTTGAGAATCGCTTCAATAAATGACTGGTCGCCGGTTTCGCGGTTGTTCAAGGGAATGGTTTGGTATTTGATATCAAGACAGTCAAAGGCCGACAGAATTTCCCTGCACAGAAAATAATTGGAATCGAAAAAAAGGACACGAGGACTGGTTGATTGAAATTTGGGGTATCGCGTCTGGCTCCAGAAATCGGAAGTGTTACTAGCCTTTATTGTGTCGAGAATCGGACCATAATACTCTCGGTCCAGTCGAGGATATAGTGGAAGAATGACCGGGTGCAATGGCCGGTCGTCGTGTTTTGCCTGCCACTCCACAATTCTTTTGAAGGCTTTGCCGGGATTAGTGTCATTGATTGCAAGGATTGTGTCTTGTTGTGAGATGGCTTTGGTCAGGTCGAGGACCGTTTGTTCCTTGTCCACCACGGCAACGGGGAATCCTTTCCGCTGTAAAGCGTTGAGGCAGTGTCCCAAACCTGAACCGATGAGTACGGGAAGAGTGCCAGTGGGAACGGAATCGGCAAGAGCCAGTTCCCGTTCCATGCTTTTTCGACCCCACATGTGCCAGACTTTGCCCTGTCTGTGAATACGGATGTCGGTCAGTTCGCCGTCGGTGGTGATGGGTTCGGCTGTGTAAGGGATACGGATCATGGGTTTGTCATGTACGTCATATAGGGGTGTGCAGGCAAGGCGTCTTATACATGACATATATAATAAGGCCCCGCCGAATGGTTCGACGGGGCCTTTGTTTTTTCTATTGTTTAGTTGTCGGAACCGAAAAGTCCTTTGATGGCATCTCCGGCAGAGCCTGCGCCCTTGGTGACGCCTTCAACGGCTTTGCCCAGTTCTTTCTGAAGCTGTTTGCCGACTTGAGTGACTGTGCCGGTGATGTCGCCTGTCATTTCGTTCAAAACCAGAGCGAACGCCTCAGCCGGAGTGGTGTCCTTTTCCTTGCCGATGTCCTTGAGGTGGATGTCGGGAAGATCGATGCCCATGGATTGATCTCCAAAAGCATTCAGCATGGTGCCGCCAAGATTGATGTGACCGTTCTTAACAATGAAGTTATTGATCTGAATTTTCTTTTCTGCACCGGTTTCCGTGGGCTCGGCTTCTGTCTTCTGTTCTTGTTTCTGCTCGCCTGCCACGGTTTTCTTGATGTTGTTGACGATGGTTTTGAAGTTGTCGGTGTTTCCCTTTTTCTCATAGCTGATGATAGGACCATCGACGAAAATTTCTTCGATAATGATACGGTCAGTTGTCAGGGAATCGGTTACGACTGACACGCGGATGGTGTCGCACTCAACAGCGCTGGGCATAGAGAATCCCTTGGGGTTGCCCAAGAGGAAGTCGGACAGGGAGCCTGAACCGGACAGGATGGAAATGTCTGCCGAGCCAAGTTTGACTTCGGTTTTGGTGATGGGCGGTCCGTATTCTTCGACGGCCGTTTTGATGATATCTCCGAGGTTCAGAACGATGAGAACTGCTACAGCAATGATGGCGGCGGTAACTACGCCGATACCGATGAATATGAATTTCTTCATGTTGTCTCCTTGGTGAGGGTGGGAATGATTAAAAAAGAGTATGTTATTTATGACTGTAGGGCAACCGGTTCACGGAAACAATCAGGGAAGCATTGGGAATGGTGGATTGGCAAAGTGCCGCATGTGTCGTGTTGATATGCCCGGTTCTCCTGAATCCAAAGAGGGACCGAAGCCCTTTTGAATGAAGGGCTTGTCGAGAAAGATCGTCTCTTCCATGGACTGGCACAGAAGGCTTGCTCTAGTGGCGGCTTCATCCATCATTGTTTTAATGGATTTGTTGAATGGTTTGCCGGTGACAGGGTGTTGGTATTTGATCTTTCCACGTATTTTTTCAGCCTGACGCATGAGTTGTGGCGCATAAAAAAGAGTGATTATTTCTTTTGCCTGTCGTGGAAGAAGTGGTGATAGAGCAAAAAACGTTCGGGAAAGGGTGGGCTTTAGGTATAATCCTTGAAGAGTCGCAAATACGGTGAAAGCGTGACTTAACCCGGCGCGAAGTTCTTCGGATGACGTGCTAGCCAGTTCGGCCATATGTTCTATGGGCAGGGCTTCGTAAAGATCATTTTCCAGGCGTGTCAGGAGTCGTTTGATGGAAAAAAGAGGCCGTCCGATCATTTCCGGGCAGATGACCATATCCATCAATGATTCAAGGGCGCGGTGTCGTTGCCTAGTCTGTGATTTGGTCTTTGGGTCAACGTCAAAGTAGTCACCAGAGAGATGCCAGACCATGGGATGCATGGTAGCATCCGCAAATACATGGGAAGCCATGCCGACAAACAGGGCCGTTGCCAGTTCATTATCAAGAGCCGCAGCTGCGTGTTTTGCCTGAATTTTAAGCAGGGTAAAGGTGTCTTGGCCATCAACACCATGAAGTTGGTGAGCTAGTTGATTCAGTGGGCGAGCGTGTTTGTTTACGCCATAGAAAAGGGCATCATGCACCACCGATCCCAGAAGGAGGCCGTGGGGATAGGCGTTCAGGCAGGAAGAAAACCGAGTTTCGGAGAGAATCTCCGCAGTTTTTAAAGCGGTTTTGAAGTGTATCAGTTCTTTTGGCATATGATTCCGTTTTCAGTTTGCTTTTTGGGTACCCTACTTGATAACGTCCGCAGGGCAAAGAGAACTTCAGGAACACCAAGGAAACAGTATGACGAAATATTTTATTAATGAACAGTACGATGTGCAGGATGCCGATGCCAGCAAGGGATTTGGCAAAGGAGAAAAGCGTGAAGATT
This genomic window contains:
- a CDS encoding AsmA family protein; amino-acid sequence: MKKFIFIGIGVVTAAIIAVAVLIVLNLGDIIKTAVEEYGPPITKTEVKLGSADISILSGSGSLSDFLLGNPKGFSMPSAVECDTIRVSVVTDSLTTDRIIIEEIFVDGPIISYEKKGNTDNFKTIVNNIKKTVAGEQKQEQKTEAEPTETGAEKKIQINNFIVKNGHINLGGTMLNAFGDQSMGIDLPDIHLKDIGKEKDTTPAEAFALVLNEMTGDITGTVTQVGKQLQKELGKAVEGVTKGAGSAGDAIKGLFGSDN
- a CDS encoding flagellin — encoded protein: MSLVINHNMMAMNASRNLGQSYSALETSTRRLSSGLRVGTASDDAAGLAVRELMRADIQSLNQGIRNANDAVSLIQTADGALGVIDEKLIRMKELAMQASTGTYNSDQRLIIDSEYQAMASEITRIANSTDFNGIYLLNGNLSGTHSGAGLQSTGKLKVHFGTGNDCAEDYYYVEISSSTASSLGVGLAASNSISTQALAQASLDTLNNAIISKDKIRANLGSLQNRLENTVTVLGIQAENVQAAESRISDVDVATEMTEFVRNQIKTQAAVSMLSQANSMPRMALSLIG
- a CDS encoding zinc dependent phospholipase C family protein, which encodes MPKELIHFKTALKTAEILSETRFSSCLNAYPHGLLLGSVVHDALFYGVNKHARPLNQLAHQLHGVDGQDTFTLLKIQAKHAAAALDNELATALFVGMASHVFADATMHPMVWHLSGDYFDVDPKTKSQTRQRHRALESLMDMVICPEMIGRPLFSIKRLLTRLENDLYEALPIEHMAELASTSSEELRAGLSHAFTVFATLQGLYLKPTLSRTFFALSPLLPRQAKEIITLFYAPQLMRQAEKIRGKIKYQHPVTGKPFNKSIKTMMDEAATRASLLCQSMEETIFLDKPFIQKGFGPSLDSGEPGISTRHMRHFANPPFPMLP
- a CDS encoding CgeB family protein is translated as MIRIPYTAEPITTDGELTDIRIHRQGKVWHMWGRKSMERELALADSVPTGTLPVLIGSGLGHCLNALQRKGFPVAVVDKEQTVLDLTKAISQQDTILAINDTNPGKAFKRIVEWQAKHDDRPLHPVILPLYPRLDREYYGPILDTIKASNTSDFWSQTRYPKFQSTSPRVLFFDSNYFLCREILSAFDCLDIKYQTIPLNNRETGDQSFIEAILKAVIDFKPDFVLTVNHFGLDREGKLAELLANLNLPLASWFVDNPHLILFDYAHPSSDNTIIFSFDAGSTEAVRNKGFQHVHYLPLATDPARFVPGHDKTAPTQWHTDVSFVGNSMVRPVAESLDQANLPAHLAANYENVARHFGDSGETLIANFLETFHPDWHKTIANLPTKENRLASESLLTWEATRQYRLNCIKNILQYTPLIVGDTGWDTILPQGAKVRRLERLDYYEDLPRFYPASTINFNCTSRQMPGAVNQRVFDVPACNGFLITDHRDQMENLFDLDTEAVVYRDPEEIPHLIDQFLADPKKRKAISMAARKRILAEHTYEIRMTQLIKTMRQTFG
- the fliD gene encoding flagellar filament capping protein FliD, which encodes MAENAYTSGSINFAGLGNGTDFNKLIDGLVEVEQKRVTRLENWKASWETKNEQFKNLNTQMLSLKTTLEGFDTTNEFMSKAVSSTNTNVLVATANADAQAASHTVEVGQLATNDVLITTSGASGLDSVIATADTSFTYSYGGKSYTVDNIAAGTTLDSFVNIINNHPDSRSNIRASTLFDGSVYHLQLTGIDPGADNQIVISNAGSLVFGTGDFTQTQDAQNAQLRINGFPASGAGWLERSTNIVDDAIEGLTLDLKDSDPGSTVTISVTTDKQAMQDTVTKFVEAINLVRANIIAMTKVDETKGTTSTGGSSLVDVSDTKGSILTGNYGIDIVSQNLKNITAEMGLGFAPWDEETLTGDKYSALSQLGILTDAEQGSPTYGLLKIDYDELSKALDENPDAVAKLFSSESQGKSQSPDFTFKSLIDGTTKAGFYDIEIVSDGTQITSATINGEEATVSGWEITGKSGDSLGMAIRLDNTSAGSHSGKIAVQKGKAGELIDELTSLTKPYNEFTYEGGPLAVLQNNYNDIMSSIDDKIAYETTRISKMETNMRLKFSRLDALLGQYSLKQGQLSSAIAQLGN